The following coding sequences are from one Aeromicrobium duanguangcaii window:
- a CDS encoding DUF5719 family protein, producing the protein MIGRIPVRLVLPLIALALVGAASFVPEPDPPVVAGGSSRVDVRQTVWACQVAPGWTVAAGQVSPGTEAVARPIPKEAAPDPVWAQADRWRTAEPGGEAFVLEQSGAGSGSVGYVAGTRSGDAVLGSCPPVVDEAWFVGLGDTGRADATVTLINLGDNRAVADLTWWGENGPIQSLDTSGLVVEPGERREISVDDVAAGEGAVAAHVSRRRGSLTAVALDAGRAGADLVSPAAGPAKSQVLAGIPRGGTTRLELANPGTSTAHVSVSVRGPKGSFAAQGLEDVSVEPESVRVVTVPGSVDLDQASLAITSDLPVVASATVETDDDLARVAQARSITGPAVVPVRMDGRAVRLVLTADTSAEVVVESFSASMESLGERRVKLEEGASTAVGAPRGKPAYLVVRPVDGAEIRAGLWQVDGERIAAATVREAPVSVVAPGVSVR; encoded by the coding sequence ATGATCGGCCGCATTCCCGTTCGCCTGGTGCTCCCGTTGATCGCCCTCGCGCTCGTCGGGGCGGCGTCGTTCGTGCCCGAGCCCGACCCGCCCGTCGTGGCGGGAGGCAGCAGCCGCGTCGACGTCCGCCAGACCGTGTGGGCCTGCCAGGTCGCGCCAGGGTGGACCGTGGCCGCCGGCCAGGTCTCGCCCGGCACCGAAGCGGTCGCCCGGCCGATCCCGAAGGAGGCCGCCCCCGATCCCGTCTGGGCGCAGGCCGATCGCTGGCGCACGGCCGAGCCCGGCGGTGAGGCATTCGTCCTCGAGCAGTCCGGCGCCGGGTCGGGATCGGTCGGCTACGTCGCCGGCACGCGCTCGGGCGACGCCGTCCTCGGTTCGTGCCCGCCGGTCGTCGACGAGGCCTGGTTCGTCGGTCTCGGCGACACCGGACGCGCCGATGCCACCGTGACGCTCATCAATCTCGGCGACAACCGTGCCGTCGCCGACCTCACCTGGTGGGGCGAGAACGGGCCGATCCAGTCCCTCGACACCTCGGGGCTCGTGGTCGAGCCCGGCGAGCGGCGCGAGATCTCCGTCGACGACGTCGCCGCCGGTGAGGGCGCCGTGGCCGCACACGTCTCGCGACGGCGCGGCTCCTTGACCGCGGTGGCCCTGGATGCCGGCCGCGCGGGTGCCGACCTGGTGTCCCCGGCCGCCGGTCCCGCGAAGTCCCAGGTCCTCGCGGGCATCCCGCGCGGCGGAACGACGCGACTCGAGCTGGCCAACCCCGGCACGTCCACGGCGCACGTCAGCGTCTCGGTGCGCGGGCCCAAGGGGTCGTTCGCAGCCCAGGGACTCGAGGACGTCTCGGTCGAGCCCGAGTCCGTCCGGGTCGTGACGGTGCCCGGCTCGGTCGACCTCGACCAGGCGTCGCTGGCGATCACGTCGGACCTGCCGGTCGTGGCCTCGGCGACCGTCGAGACCGACGACGACCTCGCACGCGTCGCCCAGGCGCGCTCGATCACCGGGCCCGCCGTCGTCCCGGTCCGGATGGACGGCCGCGCGGTCCGCCTCGTGCTCACGGCCGACACGTCCGCCGAGGTCGTCGTCGAGTCGTTCTCGGCGTCGATGGAGTCGCTCGGCGAGCGCCGGGTGAAGCTCGAGGAGGGCGCCTCCACCGCCGTCGGTGCGCCGCGCGGAAAGCCGGCGTACCTCGTGGTCAGGCCCGTGGACGGCGCCGAGATCAGAGCCGGCCTGTGGCAGGTCGACGGCGAGCGGATCGCGGCCGCGACGGTCCGCGAGGCGCCCGTGTCGGTGGTCGCCCCGGGCGTCTCGGTGCGCTGA